In one window of Lewinella sp. 4G2 DNA:
- a CDS encoding T9SS type A sorting domain-containing protein, producing the protein MQRLLPVLLLALCSWQYAGAQSIENFDYPAGSMLENLDGGTNWSSDWLVRKGNDQSATSADPIAVGSLTTSSAGRLDITHAGAGGIRAVRQLPNAITDDGSTYYMSWYMNTSYEDPEMNGSVAQVMITNTVALGAGGPAGQRVRMGKIFGTERFGIDGINAGGNTFIDGTDTREPMFVVAKISFSGDAEVDPVRIYINPSPDAVALDDDDANAVINANLNAGFDGFGFKVEGGAALEASFDDFRFGRFLNGDDPSMAVFPLETFNDYDNGASLDGGTGGEGWDGPWQVFGEQGNTIIRDAGLLNNELAAGTSGNSARTVGTGMTQQVIRYLESPLDTTDNASFWFSTHLSLSGNIAGSVGNIILIDSTFGDNQNRVILGKQFGSRNFFATGVGAGNTQTGVQFEDGSARFAVGHMTRENGQWLLDLFVDPNPADGEPAEETANIQNKAYNAGNFNAVSIRVAGGGSDLNWDVDDIYFGETFEDVIPGDLVPITEAPPGATESFDYTIGGSLEGGAGGEGFTGPWVTVTADGDATEIVAEGIQSLPRLKETVGPSVKMNAYQRLMRPLEGTYGDTGREFWLGWWMDVDMPGANVVQFVLADTTVFATGTGGEVVQIGNKFGGGTLGIVPGGNIADATAEDGHFFVAHVITNGTADPDQVIVWVDPDLETIPSADTADVMTMTDLSNWNGIGLKFGGNPDQPTTARFDEIRVASSFAEVVPTTTDIAPPSRVLAAVDVFDYDAGIELNGAEGGDGWGGPWMAQSGVTLVAAGNTLSDRTCPEGNQASITQMGAGAENPTVITRELFNPYGVTGEGSTFYASAVIDITQKDIGNNALFNVINTSGTPIISVGGTRGLDALAAIRNNDAANGRQTTNSIDAAGAKWIVIRMDVDVPAGTSDILVWVDPPADALPNDDNAVFSFDAVDIGGGIDGISLSALGFQNSTFTADDIRVGSSYRDVSCQFGSDDPNLIAYEPFNYDVGTALEGAGGINAFWDGTWEPIMAQPNNTANIIAGSVAYEGIETNGNQVQFDFNTDLEQLDYRRELAFPLESDSRTYWLTWFQNTVVPDATDNIGNIALVNTEEAARNGRRLAFGRMFGEGTLGSVAIPNNNVRRTETPDAGLNWIVVKIVTTGDESPVDTVTMWINPPVGPEPDTFSTGFAQFYGTPLLKTGIDVIELRANGSGANQSPYITGFDEFRIATAWGSARLTNTVNVAANDPFQLSAYPNPTSSEITIEYELERPGRVAVELYSMTGQLVSKLAEGNRSGGEQRTTLNLAANSSITNGIYLLRVTHEGKSTTRKIMIQR; encoded by the coding sequence ATGCAAAGACTATTACCAGTATTATTACTCGCCCTCTGCTCCTGGCAATACGCAGGTGCGCAGTCGATCGAAAACTTTGATTACCCCGCGGGCAGTATGCTCGAGAACCTTGATGGAGGTACCAACTGGTCCAGTGATTGGCTGGTCCGCAAGGGAAACGATCAATCGGCTACCTCGGCGGACCCCATCGCGGTAGGTAGTTTAACTACCTCCTCCGCCGGGCGCCTGGACATCACTCACGCCGGTGCCGGCGGTATTCGCGCCGTCCGCCAACTACCCAACGCCATCACCGACGATGGCAGCACCTACTACATGTCCTGGTACATGAATACCAGCTACGAGGATCCCGAAATGAATGGCTCCGTAGCGCAGGTGATGATCACCAATACCGTTGCGCTGGGCGCCGGAGGACCAGCCGGCCAACGCGTCCGGATGGGTAAGATCTTCGGTACGGAGCGATTTGGCATTGACGGCATCAACGCCGGTGGGAACACTTTCATTGATGGCACCGACACTCGCGAACCCATGTTCGTGGTCGCTAAGATCTCTTTCTCCGGAGACGCGGAGGTGGACCCCGTCCGCATCTACATCAACCCCAGCCCCGACGCAGTAGCGCTGGACGACGATGATGCCAACGCCGTTATTAACGCTAACCTGAATGCTGGCTTTGACGGGTTCGGGTTTAAGGTAGAAGGTGGCGCCGCTCTCGAGGCTAGCTTCGACGACTTCCGTTTCGGCCGCTTCCTCAATGGTGACGATCCCTCCATGGCAGTATTTCCGCTGGAAACTTTCAACGACTACGACAACGGTGCTTCCCTTGATGGCGGCACTGGCGGTGAGGGCTGGGATGGCCCGTGGCAAGTGTTCGGCGAGCAGGGTAACACCATCATTCGTGATGCCGGCCTCCTAAACAATGAGCTCGCCGCTGGTACATCCGGGAACAGCGCCCGCACCGTCGGTACGGGAATGACGCAGCAGGTGATTCGTTACCTCGAGTCTCCGCTGGATACGACGGATAACGCCAGCTTCTGGTTCTCCACCCACCTTTCTCTTTCCGGTAACATTGCCGGAAGTGTTGGCAACATCATCTTGATCGACTCGACCTTCGGCGATAATCAGAACCGAGTGATCCTCGGTAAGCAGTTCGGTAGCCGTAACTTCTTCGCTACCGGCGTCGGTGCGGGTAATACCCAGACCGGCGTTCAGTTTGAAGACGGCTCCGCCCGCTTTGCCGTCGGCCACATGACCCGTGAAAATGGGCAGTGGCTACTCGACCTCTTCGTCGATCCCAACCCCGCTGACGGAGAACCCGCCGAGGAAACGGCCAACATTCAGAACAAAGCGTACAACGCAGGTAACTTCAATGCCGTATCCATCCGCGTTGCTGGTGGTGGCAGTGACCTCAACTGGGACGTAGACGATATCTACTTCGGAGAAACCTTCGAGGACGTCATTCCCGGTGATTTGGTACCCATTACCGAAGCGCCTCCCGGAGCAACGGAATCCTTTGATTACACCATCGGTGGCAGCCTCGAAGGTGGCGCTGGCGGTGAAGGCTTCACCGGCCCCTGGGTCACGGTAACTGCCGATGGCGACGCAACAGAAATCGTAGCGGAAGGCATCCAGAGCCTGCCCCGCCTCAAAGAAACGGTCGGCCCATCCGTTAAGATGAATGCCTACCAACGCCTCATGCGCCCACTTGAAGGCACCTACGGCGATACCGGCCGAGAATTTTGGCTTGGCTGGTGGATGGACGTCGACATGCCTGGCGCCAACGTCGTGCAGTTTGTCCTTGCGGACACCACCGTATTTGCTACGGGCACTGGTGGCGAGGTCGTACAGATCGGTAACAAGTTTGGTGGCGGCACCCTCGGTATCGTACCCGGTGGCAACATCGCCGACGCTACGGCTGAGGACGGTCACTTCTTCGTCGCCCACGTCATCACCAACGGTACGGCGGATCCCGATCAGGTGATCGTTTGGGTAGACCCCGACCTTGAAACGATCCCTAGCGCCGACACGGCTGACGTCATGACCATGACTGACCTGAGCAATTGGAACGGCATTGGCCTCAAGTTTGGCGGTAACCCAGATCAGCCGACGACGGCTCGCTTTGACGAGATCCGCGTTGCATCCTCCTTCGCTGAGGTGGTACCTACTACTACCGACATTGCTCCCCCGAGCCGGGTACTAGCCGCAGTAGACGTATTCGACTACGACGCTGGCATCGAACTCAACGGCGCTGAAGGCGGTGACGGCTGGGGAGGTCCCTGGATGGCTCAATCCGGCGTAACGCTCGTCGCCGCTGGAAATACCCTCAGTGACCGGACTTGCCCCGAAGGCAACCAAGCCAGCATCACCCAGATGGGAGCTGGTGCGGAAAATCCAACCGTCATCACCCGCGAGCTCTTCAACCCTTACGGTGTGACCGGCGAAGGCAGCACATTCTACGCCAGCGCGGTTATTGATATTACGCAGAAGGACATCGGTAACAACGCTCTCTTCAACGTGATCAACACTTCCGGAACGCCAATCATTAGCGTTGGTGGAACGCGCGGCCTCGATGCCCTCGCTGCCATCCGCAACAATGATGCAGCCAACGGCCGCCAGACTACTAACAGTATCGATGCTGCTGGTGCGAAGTGGATCGTAATTCGCATGGACGTGGACGTACCCGCTGGTACTTCCGACATTTTGGTCTGGGTGGATCCCCCGGCGGATGCCCTGCCGAACGATGACAATGCAGTCTTTTCATTCGATGCAGTGGATATCGGCGGCGGCATTGACGGTATCTCCCTCAGCGCCCTTGGTTTTCAGAACAGCACCTTCACGGCGGATGACATCCGCGTAGGTAGCAGCTACCGCGACGTTAGCTGTCAGTTCGGCTCTGACGATCCGAATCTCATCGCCTACGAACCCTTCAATTACGATGTTGGCACCGCACTGGAAGGTGCGGGCGGTATCAACGCATTCTGGGACGGTACCTGGGAGCCCATCATGGCTCAGCCCAATAACACCGCCAACATTATCGCTGGTAGCGTAGCTTACGAAGGCATCGAAACCAACGGTAATCAGGTTCAGTTTGACTTCAATACTGACCTTGAGCAACTCGACTACCGCCGTGAACTCGCCTTCCCGCTGGAAAGCGATTCGAGAACTTACTGGTTGACGTGGTTCCAGAACACCGTCGTACCCGACGCTACGGACAACATCGGTAACATCGCCCTCGTCAACACCGAAGAAGCTGCCCGCAACGGCCGCCGCCTGGCCTTCGGCCGGATGTTCGGTGAAGGCACGTTGGGCTCAGTCGCTATCCCAAACAACAACGTTCGCAGAACAGAGACACCTGATGCTGGCCTGAACTGGATCGTCGTCAAGATCGTCACCACCGGTGATGAGTCTCCCGTCGATACCGTAACGATGTGGATCAACCCACCGGTAGGCCCCGAGCCCGATACCTTCTCCACCGGCTTCGCCCAGTTCTACGGCACGCCGTTGCTGAAGACTGGCATTGACGTGATTGAGTTACGGGCTAATGGTTCCGGTGCGAATCAGTCTCCTTACATCACTGGCTTCGATGAGTTCCGCATCGCTACCGCTTGGGGTAGTGCCCGCCTGACGAATACCGTCAACGTAGCTGCGAACGATCCCTTCCAGCTATCGGCTTACCCTAATCCGACCTCGAGCGAAATCACGATCGAGTACGAATTGGAGCGCCCCGGCCGCGTGGCCGTCGAACTGTACAGCATGACTGGCCAGCTCGTCAGCAAATTGGCGGAGGGTAATCGCTCCGGCGGCGAGCAGCGTACGACGCTCAACCTGGCGGCGAATTCCTCCATCACCAACGGTATTTATCTCCTCCGGGTCACCCACGAAGGGAAGAGTACCACCCGCAAGATCATGATTCAACGGTAA
- a CDS encoding SusC/RagA family TonB-linked outer membrane protein, which produces MQTLLPSSRQAGTPNLAFLFLLVFSLLSVGLQAQTLVTGSVADEDGFSLIGVSVYPEGTVSSGTVTDLDGKFSLTVPAGEEYLIFSYTGYSKQRVAINNRTKLKILMKENAAQLQEVVVIAYGEAKAEDVIGAVDQVTAKEIENLQVNSFDQALAGQTAGLQVRTGSGRPDGGAEILLRGVSSTGDNAPLLVLDGVPFGNYNVQQNNLLSLINPNDIESISVIRDASGKALYGSRAANGLILITTKRGRTGKPTINFNLTSAYQTIPEYEKPNNLNATELAQFLGDRQRDIGVAEEDIDERFLNPERYGEGTDWYDLLTRTGQRQNADISIRGGTDKARYSLAFGYVRNQGVIKETDFNRYTMRATIDADITDWLSIGGIFAPSQTISNVAGTDPGTGQFQAYHAMQIARWADPTAPAYDDNGELTRSTLGSLLPFYQSNPLFLLENQQRTENNRRVQTQFTVKADIIPGLSIKNTTAANVIMQRGRRFRSSDILQGATLTPNLTPNDPQALSSASVGRSENLRLYNETMLNFNKKFGDHSVDALAGYITEYTQEIFLNAGGSRVVNEDFDIFNSGNIARFNPNDPTETRIFFSAGESESEQALISHVSRVQYNYKSKYYATANLRRDASSRFGPGLRAAYFPAGALAWRASNEPWFPKGIFSNLRFELSVGETGNNRIGNYQFQGNVGRANYVLGNVQADGFTITSLPNPLLKWETQRQIDLGVEMGFLQDRYKLEVTFYEGNTIDLLFSQRLPIYSGFGNIISNNGDILNRGVEFQLSAKPVVKDDFVWTVNANLSVNRTTVGRLGEDNTPIILTTAGNGTQVSRTFGNGPVGNYYGLNLLGLYTQEMLDDPSVPRYNNAVVGSPFYEDGDGDGRLEIAEDYVDLGNPFPDFNYGFNSFITYKDLGVRIVGYGEQGSLIYDLSREIELNTDGVFNVRDEVFDRFRPGDTDFSVRAPIITQNGEPSRRYRTPTSAGVYNGSFFRISNITLSYKLNRLFNNIDAIRGATASFAIQNVFVISPFYGNPEAGRNSGAFERNINYNTYPSVRSFTFGLNVNL; this is translated from the coding sequence ATGCAAACACTTTTACCCAGTAGCAGGCAAGCGGGTACCCCGAACCTTGCTTTCCTGTTTTTATTGGTCTTCTCCCTGCTGTCAGTAGGTCTGCAAGCCCAAACACTAGTGACGGGCTCAGTAGCTGATGAGGACGGGTTTTCCCTCATTGGCGTGAGTGTATATCCCGAAGGTACCGTCTCCAGTGGCACCGTGACTGACCTCGACGGCAAGTTTAGCCTCACAGTCCCAGCCGGGGAAGAATACCTGATCTTCAGCTATACGGGCTACTCCAAGCAACGGGTAGCCATTAACAACCGGACGAAGCTCAAGATCCTCATGAAGGAGAACGCCGCCCAGCTCCAGGAGGTAGTCGTTATTGCCTACGGAGAAGCCAAAGCCGAAGACGTGATCGGTGCCGTTGACCAAGTCACGGCTAAAGAAATTGAAAATCTCCAGGTCAACAGCTTCGACCAGGCACTGGCCGGGCAGACCGCTGGACTGCAAGTGCGGACTGGCTCCGGACGGCCTGACGGCGGTGCCGAGATCCTGCTGCGTGGCGTCAGTTCTACGGGAGATAACGCTCCACTCCTGGTACTCGATGGCGTCCCCTTCGGCAATTACAACGTGCAGCAGAACAACCTGCTCAGCCTCATCAATCCCAACGACATTGAAAGTATCTCGGTCATTCGCGATGCTTCGGGTAAGGCTCTCTACGGAAGCCGGGCGGCGAACGGACTCATCCTCATCACCACCAAGCGTGGCCGGACTGGTAAGCCGACGATCAACTTCAACCTGACGAGCGCTTACCAGACCATCCCCGAATACGAAAAGCCGAACAACCTCAACGCTACCGAACTCGCCCAATTCCTGGGTGATCGCCAGCGCGATATCGGCGTCGCTGAAGAGGACATCGACGAGCGCTTTCTCAACCCCGAGCGCTACGGGGAGGGCACCGATTGGTACGATCTGCTCACTAGGACTGGCCAACGGCAGAATGCGGACATCTCCATCCGTGGGGGCACCGATAAGGCGCGCTATTCCCTCGCCTTTGGCTACGTAAGGAACCAGGGCGTCATTAAGGAAACGGACTTCAACCGCTATACCATGCGAGCCACCATTGATGCGGACATCACTGATTGGCTAAGCATCGGCGGCATTTTCGCCCCGAGCCAGACCATCAGTAACGTGGCGGGGACGGACCCCGGCACCGGGCAGTTTCAGGCCTACCACGCCATGCAAATCGCGCGTTGGGCGGACCCGACGGCGCCGGCATACGACGACAACGGAGAGTTGACCCGGAGTACGCTCGGTAGTCTGCTGCCCTTCTACCAATCTAATCCACTTTTCCTGCTGGAAAACCAGCAGCGGACAGAAAACAACCGCCGGGTACAGACCCAGTTTACGGTGAAGGCCGACATTATTCCTGGGCTCAGCATCAAGAATACGACCGCGGCAAACGTAATCATGCAGCGCGGCCGCCGCTTCCGTTCCAGCGATATCCTGCAGGGAGCTACTTTGACGCCCAACCTAACACCTAACGATCCGCAAGCGCTGTCCTCCGCTTCGGTTGGCCGCAGTGAGAACTTGCGATTGTACAACGAAACGATGCTGAACTTCAATAAGAAGTTTGGCGACCACAGCGTGGATGCCCTCGCCGGTTACATTACGGAATACACCCAGGAGATCTTCCTGAACGCTGGCGGTAGCCGGGTGGTCAATGAGGATTTTGACATCTTTAATAGTGGTAACATCGCCCGCTTTAATCCGAATGATCCAACTGAAACGCGGATATTCTTCAGTGCTGGCGAGAGTGAGTCGGAACAAGCACTGATCAGCCACGTAAGCCGCGTCCAGTACAACTATAAATCCAAGTATTACGCTACGGCCAACTTACGCCGTGATGCGAGTAGCCGTTTTGGCCCGGGCCTTAGGGCAGCATACTTTCCCGCCGGTGCCCTTGCCTGGCGGGCATCCAACGAGCCCTGGTTCCCTAAGGGTATCTTCTCCAACCTGCGCTTTGAGCTATCCGTTGGTGAAACGGGGAATAACCGGATTGGTAACTACCAGTTCCAAGGTAACGTCGGCCGCGCCAACTACGTGCTAGGCAACGTGCAAGCGGATGGCTTCACCATCACCTCACTACCTAACCCCCTGCTGAAATGGGAAACCCAACGGCAAATTGACTTAGGTGTAGAAATGGGTTTTTTGCAGGACCGGTACAAGCTGGAAGTCACTTTCTACGAGGGTAACACCATCGATCTGCTGTTCTCCCAACGCCTGCCGATCTACTCCGGCTTTGGGAATATCATCTCCAACAACGGCGACATCCTTAATCGGGGTGTTGAGTTTCAGCTGAGTGCAAAACCGGTGGTGAAGGACGACTTCGTTTGGACGGTCAACGCTAATTTGAGTGTTAACCGCACTACCGTTGGTCGCCTCGGGGAGGACAATACTCCCATCATTCTGACAACGGCAGGTAACGGTACGCAAGTAAGCCGCACCTTCGGCAATGGCCCGGTGGGTAATTACTACGGTCTCAATCTGCTTGGCCTGTATACCCAGGAGATGCTGGACGATCCCAGCGTACCCCGCTACAACAACGCAGTGGTCGGTTCACCATTTTATGAAGACGGTGATGGGGACGGGCGCTTAGAAATTGCCGAAGATTACGTTGACCTCGGTAATCCCTTTCCCGACTTCAACTACGGCTTCAACTCTTTCATCACCTACAAAGACCTGGGCGTTCGCATCGTCGGTTACGGCGAGCAGGGTAGTTTGATCTACGATCTCAGCCGCGAGATTGAACTGAATACGGACGGGGTATTCAACGTTCGCGACGAGGTGTTCGACCGCTTCCGCCCGGGCGATACGGACTTCAGCGTGCGTGCACCCATCATCACCCAGAACGGGGAACCTTCCCGTCGTTACCGGACGCCAACGAGTGCCGGGGTGTACAATGGCTCCTTCTTCCGGATCAGCAACATCACGCTTTCCTACAAGCTCAATCGCCTGTTCAATAACATCGATGCTATTCGAGGCGCCACGGCGAGTTTTGCCATTCAAAACGTATTCGTGATCAGCCCCTTCTACGGTAACCCTGAGGCGGGCCGTAACTCCGGTGCTTTCGAGCGCAACATCAATTACAATACCTACCCATCCGTACGGTCCTTCACCTTCGGCCTAAACGTCAACCTCTAA
- a CDS encoding NINE protein, producing the protein MLKKHVAGILAILLGIFGTHHFYVGNKKLGVLQCALFFFALFASVSGAPEELLGFVWPVAAIIPVITGVVWMAMPQAKWDAKFNKEYVGDDYSSKSGGGYTGRASGTELKAEGIRYYKSADYDLALEAFAEAIGADYADPGSHFNLACSYAQLGRYPDAMRHLEISVTLGLPKPERIEKHPALGAMRRLPAFQEFRQNNYRQQRLVTGNTTSTAARGVSANPSASSATGPSVQSSTTAPTPPPPHEANSNPIPPAPAAAPKKDRNGIDVNGDLLDQISRLRELHDAGILTPREYQLQKERLLG; encoded by the coding sequence ATGCTTAAAAAACACGTTGCGGGCATTCTAGCCATTTTACTAGGCATTTTTGGGACCCACCACTTCTACGTGGGTAACAAAAAGCTAGGGGTGTTGCAGTGTGCCTTATTCTTCTTTGCCCTGTTCGCTTCTGTCAGTGGCGCCCCTGAAGAGTTGCTAGGTTTCGTATGGCCAGTCGCAGCCATCATTCCCGTAATCACGGGCGTAGTCTGGATGGCCATGCCCCAGGCTAAGTGGGACGCTAAATTCAACAAGGAATACGTCGGTGACGACTATTCTTCGAAATCCGGTGGCGGTTATACCGGCCGAGCCAGCGGAACGGAACTCAAAGCAGAAGGGATCCGCTACTACAAGAGCGCGGATTACGATCTGGCGCTAGAAGCATTTGCGGAAGCCATTGGTGCCGACTACGCTGATCCGGGCAGTCACTTCAACCTGGCTTGTTCCTACGCTCAGCTTGGTCGCTACCCGGATGCGATGCGCCACCTGGAGATCAGCGTGACGCTTGGGTTGCCCAAACCGGAACGAATCGAGAAACACCCTGCACTAGGTGCGATGCGGCGCTTACCGGCATTCCAGGAATTCCGGCAGAACAACTACCGGCAGCAACGGCTCGTCACCGGGAACACCACCAGTACTGCTGCGCGTGGCGTGAGCGCAAACCCATCCGCATCCTCTGCGACTGGCCCTTCCGTACAAAGTAGCACTACGGCGCCGACGCCTCCCCCACCCCATGAGGCTAATTCAAATCCCATCCCCCCGGCACCTGCGGCAGCGCCGAAAAAGGATAGGAATGGGATTGACGTAAATGGCGACCTACTGGATCAGATCAGCCGGTTGCGCGAATTGCACGATGCGGGGATTCTGACGCCGAGAGAGTATCAGTTGCAGAAGGAACGGCTGTTGGGGTAG
- a CDS encoding molybdopterin molybdotransferase MoeA has product MSELITCGSAREILNAQRFDYGDEILALTQVLGKVLAEPIVADRDQPPFDRVAMDGIAIHYPAYAAGQRFFGREGVQAAGQPAKPLFGVNRCIEVMTGAALPGGCTTVIRYEDLEEEGGGFHAPEGIKDNQNIHPRGKDAQAGEELAPAGRLIGVPEIGMLASCGYAKVRVRTIPRIAVITTGDELVPPGEKPAEHQIRMSNLYQLNELLGKNGFTVASGMHVIDDPSALHEILGQCIEEHDVIILTGGVSKGKFDYVPDVLSELGIERLFHGVAQRPGKPLWIGRNADTMVFGLPGNPQSSLSCCLAYVLPFLHRQIGLEANKQFAKLARDVAFKPDLTLFAYVAVSSDAQTGELLATPVKHAGSGDASSLLRGNAFMELPQGQSVYRAGEVYEVRYL; this is encoded by the coding sequence ATGTCCGAACTAATTACCTGCGGCAGCGCCCGCGAGATCCTGAACGCACAACGATTTGATTACGGCGACGAAATTTTGGCGCTGACGCAGGTGCTGGGTAAAGTGTTGGCCGAGCCCATCGTTGCGGATAGGGACCAACCCCCGTTTGATCGGGTGGCGATGGACGGAATTGCCATCCACTACCCGGCTTACGCCGCCGGCCAGCGATTCTTCGGACGGGAAGGCGTACAGGCAGCCGGGCAACCCGCGAAGCCACTCTTTGGTGTGAACCGTTGCATTGAGGTCATGACCGGGGCGGCCCTGCCCGGTGGCTGTACTACGGTGATTCGTTACGAAGACCTCGAGGAAGAAGGTGGTGGGTTCCACGCGCCGGAAGGCATTAAGGATAACCAGAACATTCACCCTCGGGGTAAGGATGCTCAGGCCGGCGAAGAACTGGCCCCCGCGGGTAGATTGATTGGCGTGCCTGAGATCGGGATGCTCGCCAGTTGTGGTTACGCCAAAGTGCGCGTGCGTACCATCCCCCGAATAGCCGTGATCACGACCGGCGACGAATTGGTCCCACCCGGCGAAAAGCCCGCTGAGCACCAGATCCGGATGTCGAACCTCTACCAGCTGAATGAATTGCTGGGTAAAAATGGTTTCACTGTGGCCTCGGGCATGCACGTCATTGACGATCCTTCCGCCCTCCATGAAATCTTAGGTCAATGTATTGAAGAACATGACGTCATAATTCTGACGGGTGGCGTTAGTAAGGGCAAGTTCGACTACGTGCCGGATGTACTGAGTGAACTTGGAATTGAGCGGCTTTTCCACGGTGTGGCCCAACGACCGGGAAAACCGCTTTGGATTGGAAGAAATGCCGATACAATGGTGTTTGGACTGCCCGGGAACCCTCAGTCTAGTCTCTCCTGTTGCCTGGCTTACGTGCTGCCGTTCCTACATCGTCAGATCGGCCTTGAAGCCAATAAACAGTTCGCTAAGCTAGCCAGAGACGTTGCCTTCAAGCCTGACTTGACGCTGTTCGCTTACGTTGCGGTAAGCTCCGACGCGCAAACCGGCGAGCTACTGGCTACTCCAGTTAAGCACGCTGGTTCGGGTGATGCCAGTAGTCTGCTGCGAGGAAATGCTTTTATGGAATTGCCGCAGGGACAGTCGGTATACCGAGCCGGAGAGGTGTACGAAGTCCGCTACCTTTAA
- a CDS encoding RagB/SusD family nutrient uptake outer membrane protein, whose product MSKQPILRIGAVLLLALSLFTCNEEEFLDRVPNGRFTPESFYLNGEQINDATTTLYPLMRSMASGALNDYGDYRSDNTTFEFNSNDRGREGFERVDYFLLQSGDGYHNQFYNPPYTGIGRANYILEAVDDVPFIDESRRATAKAEALFFRGYFHFLLIQHFGDVISSTEVVDGDGSGLAAARREPLEDVYQNVVLPDLRAAIEGLPERWDNNNLGRVDKATAQMALATTHFHFRDYASALPLLDSIVESGNYQLMDNFRDVFFTEQIENTEVIWAAQHSAAVDQGSTWMFDWVAQSGTDISMGRQRAGAGFNIPTCSLLDAFEEGDLRRDATLGIYDSDPDDPENETVPYSTKFLTIPFPEQGGTDVDYPIFRYADVLLMQAEALVETQGGLPNQALTNVNLIRARAGLDLFFPGNPNPDLDIRTPEQLRAAIRQERRVELAYEGKRSYDLRRYGTFVETMRAHGEIQKMKQPFVADVNGAYENIRELLAIPNGQILLYGYRQNEGW is encoded by the coding sequence ATGAGTAAGCAACCTATCCTACGTATCGGTGCCGTACTCTTACTGGCACTCTCCCTTTTTACTTGTAACGAAGAGGAGTTCCTGGACCGCGTCCCCAATGGCCGTTTTACTCCGGAAAGCTTCTACCTGAACGGGGAGCAGATCAATGACGCTACTACTACGCTCTATCCGTTGATGCGAAGCATGGCGAGTGGAGCTTTGAATGACTACGGTGACTATCGCTCAGATAACACCACCTTCGAGTTTAATTCTAATGACCGAGGCCGCGAGGGTTTTGAGCGAGTGGACTACTTCTTATTGCAGTCCGGCGACGGTTACCACAATCAATTTTACAATCCTCCCTACACCGGTATTGGCCGAGCCAACTACATCCTGGAAGCCGTTGATGACGTACCGTTTATTGACGAGAGCCGCCGGGCAACGGCAAAAGCCGAAGCCCTCTTCTTCCGGGGTTACTTTCACTTCTTGTTGATCCAGCATTTTGGCGACGTGATCTCTAGCACCGAGGTTGTGGACGGAGACGGTAGCGGCCTCGCCGCAGCGCGCCGGGAACCACTCGAGGACGTTTACCAGAATGTAGTATTGCCCGACCTACGGGCAGCCATCGAAGGCCTCCCGGAGAGGTGGGATAATAACAACCTCGGCCGGGTCGATAAGGCCACCGCGCAAATGGCGCTGGCTACTACCCACTTTCACTTCCGGGATTACGCCTCCGCCCTTCCCCTGCTGGATAGCATTGTGGAGAGTGGCAATTACCAGTTGATGGATAATTTCCGGGATGTGTTCTTTACCGAGCAGATCGAGAACACGGAAGTGATCTGGGCCGCGCAACACAGCGCCGCGGTAGATCAGGGCTCCACCTGGATGTTTGACTGGGTCGCTCAGTCCGGTACCGACATCTCAATGGGCCGGCAGCGCGCCGGAGCTGGCTTCAATATTCCCACTTGCTCCTTACTGGATGCTTTCGAGGAAGGTGACCTGCGCCGTGATGCCACCCTGGGGATTTACGATTCAGACCCGGACGACCCCGAAAACGAAACCGTACCCTACAGCACCAAATTTCTCACGATCCCCTTCCCCGAGCAGGGGGGTACGGACGTTGATTACCCCATCTTCCGTTACGCCGACGTACTGCTCATGCAGGCCGAAGCACTGGTGGAAACCCAGGGCGGTTTACCCAATCAGGCATTGACCAACGTTAACCTGATTCGCGCCCGCGCTGGTCTGGATCTATTCTTCCCGGGCAATCCCAATCCGGATCTGGACATCAGGACGCCCGAACAACTGCGCGCCGCCATCCGGCAGGAACGCCGGGTAGAGTTGGCCTACGAAGGAAAACGATCCTACGACCTGCGCCGCTACGGCACCTTCGTGGAAACGATGCGGGCCCACGGGGAAATCCAAAAAATGAAGCAACCCTTCGTGGCTGACGTGAACGGCGCCTACGAAAATATTCGGGAGCTGCTCGCCATTCCCAACGGACAAATTCTCCTTTACGGTTACCGCCAGAACGAAGGCTGGTAA